A genome region from Eremothecium gossypii ATCC 10895 chromosome VII, complete sequence includes the following:
- the TML25 gene encoding palmitoyl-(protein) hydrolase (Syntenic homolog of Saccharomyces cerevisiae YLR118C), translated as MSATAPIRIAARAQPAKYAFIIFHGLGDSGAGWTFLAEYLQRDPALASAQFVFPTAPVRPITANNFAPATAWLDVRSWLSHESVDLEGFNESMKLVPKLIEEQVAQGIPYERIWIGGFSQGAALTMGTALSFPHRLGGFLSFSGPPSYRWLEHTVSDANTGAPVFQSHGTMDEVFPSSGAEAVHRSFTSQYGFKNHRLKIYDGLGHSISPQLLDDALAFIKANLDAEKPAPRPAL; from the coding sequence ATGTCTGCAACTGCTCCTATCAGAATCGCGGCTCGTGCGCAGCCCGCCAAGTACGCGTTCATCATCTTCCATGGCCTCGGCGACAGCGGTGCCGGCTGGACGTTCCTGGCCGAGTACCTGCAGCGCGACCCGGCACTCGCAAGCGCGCAGTTCGTGTTCCCGACAGCGCCGGTGCGCCCGATCACGGCGAACAACTTCGCGCCCGCCACGGCGTGGCTGGACGTGCGCTCGTGGCTCTCGCACGAGTCCGTGGACCTCGAGGGCTTCAACGAGTCCATGAAACTCGTCCCGAAGCTCATCGAGGAGCAGGTCGCGCAGGGCATTCCCTACGAGCGCATCTGGATCGGCGGCTTCTCGCAGGGCGCTGCGTTGACGATGGGCACCGCGCTGAGCTTCCCGCACCGCCTCGGCGGCTTCCTGTCGTTCTCCGGCCCGCCCAGCTACCGCTGGCTCGAGCATACCGTGTCCGACGCCAACACGGGGGCGCCCGTCTTCCAATCGCATGGCACCATGGACGAGGTCTTCCCTTCCAGCGGTGCGGAAGCTGTTCACCGGAGCTTCACCTCCCAGTACGGCTTTAAAAACCACCGCCTGAAGATTTACGACGGCTTAGGGCACTCGATCTCGCcccagctgctggacgatGCGCTGGCTTTTATCAAGGCCAACCTCGACGCCGAGAAGCCGGCCCCGCGGCCCGCCCTGTGA
- the SRN2 gene encoding ESCRT-I subunit protein SRN2 (Syntenic homolog of Saccharomyces cerevisiae YLR119W (SRN2)), whose product MGTPVLPPKPCAAAGGPRAEVPLPRKAHLLSTAELQELLKAQDKLQLYVAGLCESEETQKRVEQQRKQLAEIRETFAGLEGERQRVQERLDGYQRLVFRYHEAWQAVDGACRARYDDGVLRARLQQEMRAAEAECRVLRAQLGDAEVDAFLTQYLRLRTEYHVRREKLETWEVQGALRR is encoded by the coding sequence ATGGGGACGCCAGTGTTACCCCCGAAACCGTGCGCAGCGGCTGGCGGGCCGAGGGCTGAggtgccgctgccgcgcaAGGCGCATTTGCTGTCGACTGCagagctgcaggagctgtTGAAGGCGCAGGACAAGTTGCAGCTGTACGTGGCGGGGTTGTGCGAGAGCGAGGAGACGCAGAAGCGGGTGGAGCAGCAACGAAAACAGCTGGCTGAAATACGGGAGACGTTTGCGGGGCTGGAAGGGGAGCGACAGCGCGTGCAGGAGCGGCTGGACGGGTATCAGAGGCTAGTGTTCCGGTACCATGAGGCGTGGCAGGCGGTAGACGGGGCGTGCCGGGCCCGTTACGACGACGGGGTTCTGCGggcgcggctgcagcaggaaATGCGCGCTGCGGAGGCGGAGTGCCGGGTGCTGCGGGCACAGCTGGGCGACGCGGAGGTGGACGCGTTTCTGACACAGTACCTGCGGCTGCGCACGGAGTACCACGTGCGGCGGGAGAAGCTCGAGACGTGGGAGGTGCAAggcgcgctgcggcggtAG
- the PEX7 gene encoding Pex7p (Syntenic homolog of Saccharomyces cerevisiae YDR142C (PEX7)), whose protein sequence is MLVYQMKGYSGYAVQYSPFFDNKLAVASGSNFGLVGNGRLFIMDLTAQGTMVESNSFLTKDGLFDVAWNELHENQVLAAQGDGSLRLFDITLQQYPIALFQEHQREVFSCNWNLLHKDTFVSSSWDGTVKVWTPARPQSMLTLLPAPANRSVMVEPGARGLPLSNQQQHKDAADNKDCIYQAQFSPHDPNLVMSCSGNSYVSLFDLRQPAASNQQRFIAHSGLEALSCDFNKYRPHVIATGGVDKMVKVWDLRMVRQTLTTSRTAPVSINEMQGHSLAVRKVVWSPHHSNILLSTSYDMTCRAWHDLADGPGGQHSGRTNNSDPQRGCSYVFSKHSEFVFGADWSLWGQPGYVATTGWDGQVCAWYALAR, encoded by the coding sequence ATGTTGGTCTACCAAATGAAGGGCTACAGCGGCTATGCCGTTCAGTACTCGCCGTTCTTCGACAACAAGCTGGCAGTGGCATCAGGATCTAACTTTGGACTGGTGGGAAATGGCCGACTATTCATCATGGATCTCACGGCGCAGGGCACGATGGTGGAGTCCAACTCATTTCTCACCAAGGATGGGCTGTTCGACGTGGCGTGGAACGAGCTGCACGAAAACCAggtgctggcggcgcagggCGACGGGTCTCTGCGGTTGTTCGACATCACGCTGCAGCAGTACCCGATCGCGTTGTTCCAGGAGCACCAGCGGGAGGTCTTCAGTTGCAACTGGAACTTGCTGCATAAGGACACATTTGTGAGCTCGTCGTGGGACGGCACGGTGAAGGTGTGGACACCGGCGCGGCCACAGAGCATGCTGACgctgctgcccgcgcccgcgaACCGCAGCGTGATGGTAGAGCcaggcgcgcgcggcctACCGCTCTCGaaccagcagcagcacaaGGACGCTGCCGACAACAAGGACTGCATATACCAGGCGCAATTCTCGCCGCACGACCCGAATCTCGTGATGAGCTGCTCCGGTAACTCCTACGTCTCGCTTTTCGACCTGCGGCAGCCCGCGGCGTCGAACCAGCAGCGCTTCATCGCGCACAGTGGTCTAGAAGCGCTCTCCTGCGACTTCAACAAATACCGCCCGCATGTAATCGCGACTGGCGGCGTCGACAAGATGGTCAAGGTGTGGGACCTGCGGATGGTACGGCAGACACTTACAACCAGCAGGACTGCCCCTGTCTCCATCAACGAAATGCAGGGCCACTCCTTGGCTGTGCGCAAAGTCGTCTGGTCCCCGCACCACTCGAACATCCTCCTCTCCACCTCCTACGACATGACCTGCCGAGCCTGGCACGACCTCGCGGACGGCCCCGGTGGCCAGCACTCGGGGCGAACCAACAACAGCGACCCGCAGCGCGGTTGCTCCTATGTGTTTTCCAAGCACTCCGAGTTCGTCTTCGGTGCAGACTGGAGCCTTTGGGGCCAGCCGGGCTACGTCGCCACCACCGGCTGGGACGGCCAGGTCTGCGCGTGGTACGCGCTCGCTAGGTAG